The Sphingobacterium bambusae genome includes a window with the following:
- a CDS encoding UDP-2,3-diacylglucosamine diphosphatase, whose product MRDKIYFASDFHLGVLPEATSRARELRIVGWLDAIKHDAKELFLVGDVFDFWFEYGTVVPKGFVRFFGKLAELADLGIQITFFKGNHDMWMFGYLQKELGARIVDDELLLERDGKRFFIHHGDGLGPGDSKYKFLKSFFRSKLCQWLFARLHPNLGIGIAQRWSQHSRAASGGEETFLGEDREWLLQYAKEQLKDANYDYFIFGHRHVPYDIRLCSACRVINLGEWINHCTYAVWDGRELTLKKWTP is encoded by the coding sequence ATGAGAGATAAGATATATTTTGCATCAGACTTCCATTTGGGTGTACTTCCAGAAGCGACATCACGCGCGCGCGAGTTGCGCATTGTCGGTTGGCTAGATGCCATCAAGCACGATGCTAAGGAGCTTTTTTTGGTAGGTGATGTATTCGATTTTTGGTTTGAATACGGAACGGTGGTGCCCAAAGGCTTTGTTCGTTTCTTTGGTAAGCTTGCCGAACTGGCTGATCTAGGCATACAGATTACTTTTTTCAAAGGCAACCATGATATGTGGATGTTTGGCTATCTACAAAAAGAACTAGGGGCGCGGATTGTGGATGATGAGCTTTTGCTGGAGCGTGACGGGAAGCGTTTCTTTATACACCATGGTGATGGTCTTGGACCGGGAGATTCGAAATATAAGTTTTTAAAATCCTTTTTCCGAAGCAAGCTGTGCCAATGGCTATTTGCACGACTACACCCCAATTTGGGCATCGGTATTGCGCAACGCTGGTCTCAGCATAGCCGTGCCGCTAGTGGCGGCGAAGAAACGTTTCTAGGGGAAGATCGGGAGTGGTTGCTGCAATATGCGAAAGAACAGCTCAAGGACGCCAACTATGACTATTTTATATTCGGACATCGGCATGTACCCTATGATATCCGCCTGTGTTCAGCTTGTCGGGTCATCAATTTAGGCGAATGGATTAACCATTGTACATACGCGGTATGGGACGGGAGGGAATTGACGTTAAAGAAATGGACACCCTAG